A genomic region of Papaver somniferum cultivar HN1 chromosome 7, ASM357369v1, whole genome shotgun sequence contains the following coding sequences:
- the LOC113294048 gene encoding F-box/kelch-repeat protein At3g06240-like, whose protein sequence is MNEFCYCKYAIGYDDRIDGFKVVRLVWFDGDFSKYQVYTLKSNSWRRLEDIPYSDLRAGKPEMQVSVNGATHWLTSCAYEPGKVILSFDFKDERFNMMPVPRFCNVYPETNLCSLGGSLCLHGSIGGRIDVWEMKEYGVTESSAKLFTFNQDPTQLDPLLFVKNGEVLLGYHTDVGNHLDLYDIMCGTSLYLNSLSKPHSWRAITCWGFGSTQIHEISLTWDMRSSRWRLIRCGIYLHSTDAFSIKTPHLFGKRW, encoded by the coding sequence ATGAATGAATTTTGTTACTGTAAATATGCAATTGGTTATGATGACCGGATTGACGGTTTTAAGGTTGTGAGGTTGGTGTGGTTTGATGGTGATTTTAGTAAATATCAGGTATATACACTTAAATCTAATTCATGGAGAAGGCTTGAGGATATACCTTATTCTGACCTTCGTGCAGGGAAACCCGAAATGCAAGTAAGTGTAAATGGAGCTACACACTGGCTAACATCGTGTGCCTACGAGCCCGGGAAAGTCATATTGTCGTTTGATTTCAAGGATGAGAGATTCAATATGATGCCCGTACCCAGGTTTTGCAACGTATACCCTGAAACAAATTTGTGTTCGCTGGGAGGCTCCCTTTGCTTACATGGTTCTATTGGCGGTCGGATTGATGTATGGGAGATGAAGGAGTATGGAGTGACTGAATCGTCGGCTAAACTCTTCACCTTTAACCAGGATCCTACGCAGTTGGATCCACTTCTGTTTGTCAAGAATGGCGAGGTTTTATTAGGATATCACACTGATGTTGGTAATCATCTGGATCTATATGACATAATGTGTGGAACATCCCTATATCTTAACTCTCTTTCTAAGCCGCATTCCTGGCGTGCCATTACCTGTTGGGGATTTGGCTCGACCCAAATCCATGAGATTAGTCTTACATGGGATATGCGGAGTTCTAGGTGGAGACTAATAAGGTGTGGAATCTATCTACATAGTACCGATGCCTTTTCGATTAAAACCCCACATCTGTTTGGCAAAAGGTGGTga